A region of Chloroflexota bacterium DNA encodes the following proteins:
- the fusA gene encoding elongation factor G has protein sequence MAREVPLSRLRNIGIIAHIDAGKTTTTERILFYTGRTYRMGNVDEGTTVTDWMEQERERGITITAAAISCVWKDIQINIIDTPGHIDFTAEVQRSLRVLDGGVVVFDAVNGVEPQSETVWRQANRYNVPRMCFVNKMDRVGADFWGTVAMIKDRLHAQPVPIQVPIGSADSFRGMVDLIEEKAWVFSDELGARPEQTEIPEDLQDEVVERREQMIELIADADEELLHKYLESEPISPDEIRQALRRATISGALVPVLCGSALKNKGVQPLLDAIIYYLPSPADVPPIRGVNPRTGEEEERVADDEGPLAALVFKIVSDPYMGRLAYLRVYSGTLRTGDQVLNANKGRKERIGRLVRMYADKREDIDVIHAGDIGAALGLRQTFTGETLCTAQAPILLESIQFPEPVISVAIEPRTQADQDRMTEALQRLAEEDPTFRVRYDEQTGQTLISGMGELHLEVLVDRMLREFRVSANVGRPQVAYRETITRPARAEGRFIRQTGGRGQYGHVWLEVEPLPSGKGFEFENAIVGGTIPREFIPAVEAGVREALEDGVLAGYPIVDIKVRLVDGSYHEVDSSDVAFKIAGSIALREAVRRGGPVLLEPVMRVDVVVPEQYTGDVIGDLSARRGEIQGLEPRGPGMQLIHALVPLAEMFGYATRLRSATQGRGTFTMEFDHYERVDAALMERIMMGAR, from the coding sequence CGCCCATATTGACGCCGGCAAGACCACGACAACCGAGCGCATCCTTTTCTATACCGGGCGCACTTACCGCATGGGCAATGTGGATGAGGGGACCACGGTCACGGACTGGATGGAACAGGAGCGTGAGCGCGGCATCACCATTACGGCCGCCGCGATCTCATGCGTCTGGAAGGACATCCAGATCAACATCATCGACACGCCGGGGCATATCGATTTTACGGCGGAGGTGCAGCGATCGCTGCGGGTGCTGGACGGCGGGGTCGTCGTCTTCGATGCCGTGAACGGCGTGGAGCCCCAGTCCGAGACGGTATGGCGTCAGGCGAACCGGTACAACGTCCCGCGCATGTGCTTTGTGAACAAGATGGACCGGGTGGGCGCCGATTTCTGGGGCACCGTGGCCATGATCAAGGATCGGCTACACGCGCAGCCCGTGCCCATTCAGGTCCCCATCGGATCGGCCGACTCGTTCCGTGGGATGGTGGACCTGATCGAGGAGAAGGCGTGGGTCTTCTCCGATGAGCTGGGCGCCCGTCCGGAGCAGACGGAGATCCCGGAGGATCTCCAGGATGAGGTCGTGGAGCGGCGAGAACAGATGATCGAGCTCATCGCCGACGCGGACGAGGAGCTGCTCCACAAGTACCTGGAGAGCGAGCCGATCTCGCCGGATGAGATCCGACAGGCTTTGCGTCGGGCGACCATCAGCGGCGCCCTGGTGCCGGTGCTCTGCGGCTCCGCCCTGAAGAACAAAGGGGTGCAGCCGCTGCTCGATGCCATCATCTATTATCTTCCGTCGCCGGCGGACGTCCCTCCCATCCGCGGGGTGAACCCGCGCACGGGAGAGGAGGAGGAGCGAGTCGCAGACGATGAGGGGCCGCTGGCCGCCCTGGTCTTCAAGATCGTCTCGGACCCCTACATGGGCCGTCTGGCGTACTTGCGGGTGTACTCCGGCACTTTGCGCACCGGCGACCAGGTGCTGAATGCGAACAAGGGGCGGAAGGAGCGCATCGGCCGTCTGGTGCGGATGTACGCGGACAAGCGGGAGGACATCGACGTCATCCACGCGGGGGATATCGGGGCGGCCCTGGGGCTTCGTCAGACCTTTACCGGCGAGACGCTCTGCACGGCCCAGGCGCCGATCCTGCTGGAATCGATTCAATTCCCGGAGCCGGTGATCTCCGTGGCGATCGAGCCACGCACGCAGGCGGATCAGGACCGGATGACGGAGGCGCTGCAGCGCCTGGCGGAGGAGGACCCCACGTTCCGGGTGCGTTACGACGAGCAGACCGGACAGACGCTGATCTCCGGCATGGGCGAGCTGCACCTGGAGGTGCTGGTCGACCGCATGCTGCGGGAGTTCCGGGTCAGCGCGAACGTCGGCAGGCCCCAGGTGGCCTATCGGGAGACGATCACGCGCCCGGCCCGGGCGGAGGGGCGCTTCATCCGGCAGACGGGTGGGCGCGGCCAGTATGGGCACGTGTGGCTGGAGGTCGAGCCGCTGCCCTCCGGGAAGGGGTTCGAGTTTGAGAACGCCATCGTTGGCGGCACGATTCCGAGGGAGTTCATCCCGGCCGTGGAGGCCGGAGTGCGCGAGGCGCTGGAGGACGGCGTCCTGGCCGGCTATCCCATTGTGGATATTAAAGTACGCCTGGTGGACGGTTCCTATCACGAGGTGGACTCCTCGGACGTGGCCTTCAAGATCGCCGGATCCATCGCGCTGCGCGAGGCGGTGCGCCGGGGTGGCCCGGTGCTCCTGGAGCCGGTGATGCGGGTGGATGTGGTGGTGCCCGAGCAGTATACGGGGGATGTGATCGGCGATCTGAGCGCCCGGCGGGGGGAGATCCAGGGGTTGGAGCCGCGTGGCCCCGGCATGCAGTTGATCCATGCCCTGGTGCCCCTGGCCGAGATGTTCGGATACGCCACGCGGCTGCGCTCCGCCACCCAGGGGCGTGGCACGTTCACCATGGAATTCGATCATTATGAGCGGGTGGACGCTGCGCTGATGGAGCGCATCATGATGGGGGCTCGTTGA